A window of the Cynocephalus volans isolate mCynVol1 chromosome 10, mCynVol1.pri, whole genome shotgun sequence genome harbors these coding sequences:
- the CAVIN1 gene encoding caveolae-associated protein 1 — MEDVTLHIVERPLPGYPDAEGPEPSPVGAPATEEPSGAGSEELIKSDQVNGVLVLSLLDKIIGAVDQIQLTQAQLEERQAEMEGAVQSIQGELSKLSKAHATTSNTVSKLLEKVRKVSVNVKTVRGSLERQAGQIKKLEVNEAELLRRRNFKVMIYQDEVKLPAKLSIGKSLKESETLPEKEGDELGEAERPEEDAALELSSDEAVEVEEVVEESRAERIERIKRSGLRRVDDLKKAFSKEKMEKTKVRTRENLEKTRLKTKENLEKTRHTLEKRMNKLGTRLVPAERREKLKTSRDKLRKSFTPDHVVYARSQTAVYKVPPFTFHVKKIREGEVEVLKATEMVEVGADDEGGAGQGEAADLLRGSSPDVHTLLEITEESDAVLVDKSDSD, encoded by the exons ATGGAGGACGTCACGCTCCACATCGTCGAGCGGCCGCTTCCCGGGTACCCCGACGCCGAGGGCCCGGAGCCCTCCCCCGTGGGGGCGCCGGCCACGGAGGAGCCGTCTGGGGCCGGCTCTGAGGAGCTGATCAAGTCGGACCAGGTGAATGGCGTGCTGGTGCTGAGCCTGCTGGACAAAATCATCGGCGCCGTCGACCAGATCCAGCTGACCCAAGCCCAGCTGGAGGAGCGGCAGGCGGAGATGGAGGGCGCCGTGCAGAGCATCCAGGGCGAGCTGAGCAAGCTGAGCAAGGCACACGCCACCACCAGTAACACGGTGAGCAAGTTGCTGGAGAAGGTGCGCAAGGTCAGCGTCAACGTGAAGACCGTGCGCGGCAGCCTGGAGCGCCAGGCCGGCCAGATCAAGAAGCTGGAGGTCAACGAGGCCGAGCTGCTGCGGCGCCGCAACTTTAAAGTCATGATCTACCAG GATGAAGTGAAGCTGCCGGCCAAACTGAGCATCGGCAAGTCGCTGAAAGAGTCGGAGACGCTGCCCGAGAAGGAGGGCGACGAGCTGGGCGAGGCCGAGCGGCCCGAGGAGGACGCGGCGCTGGAGCTGTCGTCGGACGAGGCGGTGGAGGTGGAGGAGGTCGTCGAGGAGTCGCGCGCCGAGCGCATCGAGCGCATCAAGCGCAGCGGCCTGCGGCGCGTGGACGACCTCAAGAAGGCCTTCTCCAAGGAGAAGATGGAGAAGACCAAGGTGCGCACGCGCGAGAACCTGGAGAAGACCCGCCTCAAGACCAAGGAGAACCTGGAGAAGACGCGCCACACGCTGGAGAAGCGCATGAACAAGCTGGGCACGCGCCTGGTGCCCGCCGAGCGGCGCGAGAAGCTCAAGACGTCGCGCGACAAGCTGCGCAAGTCCTTCACGCCCGACCACGTGGTGTACGCGCGCTCCCAGACGGCGGTGTACAAGGTGCCGCCCTTCACCTTCCACGTCAAGAAGATCCGCGAGGGCGAGGTGGAGGTGCTCAAGGCCACCGAGATGGTGGAGGTGGGCGCCGACGACGAGGGCGGCGCGGGGCAGGGCGAGGCCGCCGACCTGCTGCGCGGGAGCAGCCCCGACGTGCACACGCTGCTGGAGATCACCGAGGAGTCGGACGCCGTGCTGGTGGACAAGAGCGACAGCGACTGA